The genomic stretch TTTAATTTGATATTAGCAAGCTGCATTCCTAGAACAATCATAACTGTTGGAATTGTCGCGCTTGCTACTAAGCTAACCGCTTCTTCAACGGGTGGACTTAACGTAATATGTAAAAGTTGAAAAGTCAGCCCTAAGATGGCTCCGTATACAATCGGCATCGTTACAACAGCACGCAAAGCAGATTTGATTCCATTAGCTTCGGGGCTTCCTTTTGCAGCATAATACACACCAACGGTACACATAATGAGCTGTTGAAGAACCATTAGTACAATTGCTATATCTAATCCCATTGCTCCGAATACTAATAAGACTACAGGAGTACCGTAGTTACCATTATTCATAAATGCAGAAGCGAGAATCATGCCACATGTCTCCGTTGTTGAATAGCTTCGAATAAACCCAATTAGTCTGACAACTGCAATGATTGACAAACAAAGGATGAGTAAAAAGACGCCTAGATACAAATATGTAACGGATAGTTGATTCGTATAAAATGTTTGAAAGACAAGAATTGGAGACATTAAATACAAAGACATTTTGGAGATATTTTTTGTATCAAAACCAATGGTCTTTTGGCCGATAAATCCAAGAATAAAAATCCCAAAAATAGGAAGTAGTACTTGTAAAAATTCCATGAAATTCTCCTTTCTATAAGAGGTAATCTAAGTATAAAGTGAGAAATTTTTGCAATCATGCTCTTAGAATCATATGTTAAAGAAAAGTAAAGTGATAGTATAATATACTTATTATACAAGAAAATATAAAAAGAAGGGGGAAGAACCGTGCGGAATTTCCACTGTTGTGCAACCTGTCAGCACTTTAAAAGTATCAAACTTGAAAGTGGGATGAGTTACTTTTGTTCCAGACTGGGGTACGAAACGAAGCCTGCGTATCAGTTTAACTGCTGGAAGCCTACAGAGATAGTAAAAAAGCTAATGGAACATGAAGGAAAAAAGAAATAAAAAGAGGCTGGAACATACCAAAACCTTTTCTTACTTTTTTATATTGTCAGAATACGTTAGGGCTATTCCGCTACGCTCCACTTCACCATGTTTTCAAAATTATTTTCATAATCAAAATAACCTGAACGATTAAAAGTGAGAAACTCTCAATCGTTCAGGTTTATCATTGGCTGAAATACTTATGTCCGAGCTTCTTTCTCCTTACTCTTCTGTACTTTCAGCTTCTAGGTGCTTGCTACAAAATGTTTGAACTTCATCGGCTTCATCATCTTCTAGCTCAAAATCTAACACCTTATTAGTAAAAATTTCATAAAAATAAGGTTGAGAAATAGAAGATTCGCCATCTTTAATAATATAAAGTGTTCGAAGGCCTAAGTCACTGCCTGTATATAACTCATCCTCTTCATCTACATCGATATAAAGATGAAATTCATAGCGTTCACCTGATAACATTCCAAATGGATCTTGCAATTTTTCTACTGTGTATTCACGAATTGAAAACATATGTTTTATCCTTTCTGTTTGAAACAAAAATTGCTCCTGGCTTAATAATATGTAAGAGAAAAGCAACTAAAGAGCTTCTTTATTATAGCCTAAATAATAAAAGAGAACAAAGGATGATTGTTTACTTAAGGATTTACAAGTTTTAATAAATGAACTGTTCGATTTAAAATGAGAGCTTCTGTTTGCTTTCGGTAATCCTTGTAGTGGGAACTTGATAAATGTTCATCTAAAGCATGTTTATCCCGCCATTGTTCGTAGAAAACAAAAATGGAAGGGACTTCGATGGAGCGATGCAAATCATATTGAATACATCCACTTTCACTCTTTGACGGTGCCAATACGCTTAGCAAGGCATCGTATAGTTTTTCCTCAGAACCTGGCTTTGCCTCGAGGAGGACGGTTACTATTATAACGGACATAAAAATCTCCTTTGACTAATGAAATTTTATTATTATTCTTTCGAAATAAATGGAGGAATATACATTTTGGTATATTGTACATGGACATATGGATGAAGGTGCGATAAACTGAAACAAAAGGAGTGCACGGAAGTATGAACAAGGAAAGCTATAAATTAGATGATTCGCTAGGATATCGATTGTTTCACGCCTCACGCTTAATGATGAACCGTTTAAATCATCATTTTAAAAATAATGATTATCCTCTTACATACGAACAGTGGCAGATTATGAGTAGGTTATATGAAAAAGATGGCCAAACTCAAAATCAGCTAGCCATTCAAAATGAACGCGATCAAGCAAGCGTATCACGTTTAATTGATAATATGATTAAGCGTGAGTTAGTAAAGAGAGTTCCACATATAACGGATCGTCGAATTAACTTAATTTATTTGACAGAATACGGAAAAAGTATTCAGGTAGAATTAGAAAAACTGGCACAGCAAACAATTAGCGATGCATCAGAAGGTTTAACAGAAGAAGAGTTAGCAATCTGTTTGTCAACACTAAATAAAATCCGCTATAATTTAAGATAACAGGTAATCTCCGTTTGTCAGGTAAGTACAAATGGAGGCTATTTTTGAACAAAAACTTGTTTAAACAAGTTTTTATGTGGAAATGAAGAAAAAAATAGGGGAATCCTATTGACATATGATAATGATTTTCATTATCATATAGTAAGTGGTAAGATAACAAGACAAGTGATGGAGACATCATTTTATTTTTTATCAATCATTGATAATGATTATCGTTATTGTTGTTTTAAATTATACATAGTAAGGAAGAATAGCAGCGTGAAAATTAGGTATCTTATTATTCTACTATTTTTATTATCGCTTATTTCGTTATTTATCGGCGTATCACCAGTAAACATTCACGGAATTTTATCCTTTGATCAAGAGCAAATTCAAGTGCTATTAATTAGTCGTTTTCCACGATTAATTAGCATCATTATTGCTGGAGTAAGCTTAAGTATATGCGGGTTGATTATGCAGCAGCTTACAAGAAATAAATTTGTTTCTCCAACGACTGCTGGAACCATGGATTCTGCACGCTTAGGTGTTTTAGTAGCGCTGATGTTATTCACATCGGCTAGTCCAATTCAAAAAATGTTGGTTGCATTTGTTTTCGCTTTAGTTGGAACTTTCATTTTTATGAAGATTTTAGATTCTATTAAAGTAAAAGACCGAATCTTTATTCCTCTTGTGGGTTTAATGTTTGGGAATGTTATCGGTTCAATTACCACCTTTTTTGCGTATAAAAATGATTTAATTCAAAGCATTGGTTCTTGGCTACAAGGTGATTTCTCTACCATTATTTCAGGGCAATATGAGTTGATCTACTTAAGTGTCCCACTGATGGTTATTGCCTACTTGTACGCAAATAAATTTACGATTGCAGGAATGGGAGAAGACTTTGCTACAAATTTGGGCTTACCATTTAAGCAAATTGTGAACATTGGGTTAGTCATTGTAGCGCTTGTGTCATCCATTGTATTGTTAACGGTTGGAATGATTCCTTTTTTAGGACTAATCATTCCGAATATTGTCTCAATGTATGCTGGAGATCATTTGAAAAACAGTCTTCCGCAAACAGCTTTGCTTGGAGCAGTTTTTGTGTTAATTTGTGATATTTTAGGGCGAGTTATCATTTATCCATACGAAATTTCAATTGGTATGATGGTAGGCGTCATTGGCAGTGGCATATTCTTGTACATGTTGATTAGGAGAAAGGCTTATGAGTAATCGATTGAAATTAATAGTTTTAGCAATCTTGACAGTTGGCGTAACTTTATTATTTTTATTTTATCAATCAAATGGTAATTGGGACTATATTCTGCCAAGGCGTTTAGGGAAATTAGCAGCAATTCTTCTAACAGGGTTTTCAATTGCGGTTTCGACCGTCGTGTTTCAAACAATCACGAACAATCGGATTTTAACACCGAGTATTATCGGCTTAGATTCTTTATATATGCTTATTCAAACCCTTCTTATTTTCTTGTTTGGCTCAATGAATATCTTAACGATGAATAAAAATATAAACTTTATGCTTTCAATTGTAGCAATGGTGTTGTTTGCTATGCTTCTCTATAAAATGTTGTTTAAGAAAGAAGGAAAAAGTAATATCTATTTTTTACTGTTAGTGGGATTAATTTTTGGGACGTTTTTCCAAAGTATTTCTTCCTTCATGCAAGTATTAATTGATCCGAATGAATTTTTAATTGTACAAGATCGAATGTTTGCAAGCTTTAATAATGTGCAAACTGAACTACTTTTTCTATCCTTCTTACTAATTATCATACTAAGCGTATATGGATTTCGGTATGTTAAGTATTTAGACGTTTTATCACTGGGAAGAGAAGAAGCGATTAACCTTGGAATTGACTATGATGCAGTGACAAAGAAGCTTCTGGTATTAATTTCCATCTTTATTTCTATCGCAACAGCATTGGTTGGACCCATTACGTTTTTAGGCTTACTAGTTGTTAACGTAGCGCATGAAGTGTTTAAAACATATCGTCACACGTATCTACTAGGTGGTTCTATTATCATTAGTATTTTCTCTTTAGTAGGGGGCTTACTAGTAGTTGAACGTGTCTTCACATTTTCAACGACGCTCAGCGTCATTATTAACTTTATTGGGGGCGCATATTTTCTTTATCTTTTATTAAAGGGGAGTAGAACATGATTGCTGTTAATGGCGTAACAAAAAGGTATGGAAACAAAAAAGTAATAGATGATGTATCTGTCCAAATTCATAAGGGGAAAATTACATCATTCATCGGACCGAATGGAGCAGGGAAAAGTACGCTCCTATCTATGATTAGTCGCATCTTAAAAAGAGATGAAGGCGAAATTTTACTAGAAGGTCACGATGTAATGAATTCCAAAAGCAATGAGTTAGCAAAGAAAATTTCAATCTTGAAACAAACAAATCACTTAACAATGCGGCTTACAATTCGAGAGCTCGTATCATTTGGTAGATTCCCATATTCACAGGGAAAGCTGAAAAAAGAAGATATAGCGTATATAGACGAAGCGATTGCATATATGGAGCTTGAAGAAATGCAGCATAAGTACATTGATGAACTAAGTGGTGGACAGCGTCAACGAGCATACATTGCAATGGTTTTAGCTCAAAATACGGATTATATCTTGCTTGATGAACCTTTAAATAACTTAGATATGAAGCACTCTGTTCAAATCATGAAGGTTTTAAGAAGACTTGTGGATGAGTTAGGCAAAACGATTATTATCGTTATTCACGACATTAACTTTGCCTCATGCTATTCAGATTACATTGTTGCTTTAAAGAATGGACAACTTATTAAGCATGGAGCAACTGCTGAAATTATTAAAGAAGATGTGCTCTTAGACGTCTATGATATGCATATTCCTATTCAAACCATTAATGGAAACAAGATAGGCGTTTACTTTTCAGCTTAAAGGTAAGGTGATTATTGCTTTAATTAAGAGGTTATTTAGCACTGGGCCCTTTACATGAAGTGCAAAAATAGCACCCGGTGATTAGAGTAATTCACATATATTTTAAATACAATGAAAAAGGTGGAAGTTAGATGAAGAAGCTATATATGGTATTTCTAGCAGCATTGCTTGCAGTTGTAGTTGCAGCTTGCGGATCAAATGAAGCGAGCACGACTGCTGATAGTGAAAAGAAAGAAGCAAAAAAGGAAGAAACAATTACAGTTCAGCATGAATTAGGAGAAACAAAAGTAGAAAAAAATCCAGAAAAGGTAGTAGTCTTTGATTTTGGTACGTTAGATTCCATGGATAAATTGGGAATTAACGTAACGGGTGTGCCCCAAGACAGCATGCCTTCTTATCTATCAAAATATGAAGATAAGAAATATGAAAATGTAGGGGGATTAAAAGAACCTGATTTTGAGAAAATCAGCGAAATTAACCCAGATCTAATCGTTATCTCAGGGCGTCAAGCTGAGCAATACGACGAGTTTACTAAAATTGCACCAACAATTTATATGGGCTTAGATACAGAAAACTATATGGATTCATTTAAGAAAAATGCACAAACGTTAGGCGAAATCTTTGATAAAGAAGCAGAGGTAGAAAAAGAGGTAGCAGCTGTTGAAAAAACAATGGCAACTGTGAAAGAAGAAGCTCAAGCTTCAAAGAAAAATGGTTTAATTGTTCTTGTTAACGAAGGAAAAGTAAGCGCATATGGACCAGGTTCACGTTTTGGTATTATTCATGATGAGCTAGGAGTTACGCCAGTTGATGCTGGTATTGAAGCTTCTACGCATGGTCAAGGAGTGTCGTTTGAATACATCGTAGAAAAGAATCCTGATTACTTGTTTGTAGTGGACCGTAGCGCAGTTGTAGGTGGGGAATCTTCTGCTAAGCAAGCACTGGAAAATGAATTAATTAAAAAAACAAAAGCATATAAAGAAGGAAACATTGTTTATTTAAATCCGAACTACTGGTACTTATCAGGTGGGGGACTACTTTCAGTAGCTGAGATGGCGAACGAAATTGAAAAAGCAGTACAATGACGAAAAAGCGATGCGGTTTAAGCCGCATCGCTTTTTTATTCTTGATCTTTTATTTTAGCCATTTTATGAAGAGCTTCATGCATTTTAAATACAACAATCAAGGTTTCGCAGTAAATGCGCGTAAATAGTGGCCCTACCACAATTAATGCTAGGCCTAAAAAGACAAGGGAACCACCACCATACATGCTATTAATTCCACTTACAATAAATCCAAACCCTAATAAAATTGTTAAGACAGAGACAATAATGAAGACAATTTTAATGATAGAAGGTGTTAACATCTTGTCGAAGTTGAAAAAGCTACTATTCATTTAATTTCTCCCCTTTGGTGTGTAGACTAGTTGTGTTGTCCTTTTATACATATAAGCAAACTTCACTATTTAGAACAGAATCAACATATTTTTAATGTTATCAATCAAGTATATAATGATAGAAAAGTAGAAAATGCGAATAGACGGAGGAACTAATGATTAAAGAAAATGATGTTCTAAATAATCAACAAGCGAAAATTATTTTAGCTTTACAAAAACGGTCATACGAAGTCGAAGCATCAATTATTCATAATCGCGAAATTCCACCTTTACAAGAAACGCTCCTGCAACTACAACAATCCAAAGAAATATTTTTAGGTTACTACATAGAAGAAACGTTAGCTGGCGTTATTTCGTTTAAAGTGTTAGGAAAAGAGTTGGATATTTACCGACTGTTTATTGATCCTGTACACTTTAAAAAAGGAATTGCTCAAAAATTACTAGCCTTTGTAGAAATGAATTATTCAGTTACTAAGCTAGTTGTGTCTACAGCATCAAAGAATATACCAGCTATTCGCCTTTATCAAAAGGAAGGTTTTGTTGAGGTAAGAACCACAAAAATAAATGATGAGCTAACTCTAGTTCATTTGGAGAAAGTAATAGAAGACGGTACACTACCATTATAGAAAGAAGGGATAAAGATGAAAAAACATACTAACGCACTGATTCATGAGAAATCTCCTTACCTGCTCCAGCACGCACATAACCCAGTCAATTGGTATCCATGGGGAGATGAAGCCTTTGAAAAAGCTAAGTGTGAAAATAAACCTGTATTTGTATCAATTGGATATAGTACTTGTCATTGGTGTCACGTGATGGAAAAAGAAAGCTTTGAAGATGAAGAAGTCGCAGATTTATTAAATAGACACTTTATTGCCATTAAGGTAGACCGAGAAGAGCGTCCAGATATTGATTCTATTTACATGCGCGTGTGCCAAATGATGACCAATCATGGAGGTTGGCCTTTAAACGTCTTTTTAACACCTGACCAAAAACCGTTTTATGCGGGTACCTATTTTCCAAAGAATAGCGCTTACAATAGACCAGGTATGATGGATGCGCTGCCGCAGCTCGCTGAAAAGTTTCTGCATGAGCGGCCTTTTGTTGAAAAGGTAGGAGAGCAGGTTGTAAAAGGTTTAAAAGCTTCTGTACATATTCCTTCAGACAGCACAATTGATGAAGGTACTCTTCATCAAGCATTTCAGCAGCTCGTTGGTCAATTTGATCCAGTGTACGGAGGATTTGGGCAATCACCGAAATTTCCGATGCCGCATACGCTGACATTTTTGCTTCGCTATCATCGATTAACAAATAATGATACAGCGTTATTAATGGTTGAAAAAACGCTCGATTCGTTAGCTTCAAGCGGTCTCTATGATCAAATTGGTGGTGGGTTTGCGAGGTACTCAACAGATCAGCAATGGATGATTCCACACTTTGAAAAAATGCTCTATGATCAAGGGCTTTTGCTACATGCTTATATTGAAGCTTACCAAATGACAAAAAAGAAGCGCTATCGTGAAATAATTGAAGAGAGTATTGCATTTTTAATTCGTGAAATGAGAGATAGTCAAACAGGTGCATTCTATTCCGCAATTGATGCGGACTCAGAAGGAGCAGAAGGGACCTATTATGTATGGTCAAAAGAAGAAATAACAAACCTTTTTACTGAAGAGGAAGCTGAGTTTGTTTGTAGTGCATATAGCATTACGGAAGAAGGGAATTTTGAAGGCAAGAACCACCTTCATTTAATACCAACGGAAATAGAGGAGCTAGCTAAGCTCAGTAAACAATCCATTAAAGAAACGGAAGCTAAGCTGAAAACATGCAATGAAAAGCTGTTAAAAGAGCGCCAGAAACGCATATACCCTCATGTTGATGATAAGATCTTAACATCTTGGAACGGCTTGATTATAAGCGCATTAGCAAAGGCTGGACGGGCATTGCAAAATGAAACATTTACAGAGCTAGCTGAGCAGGCTGCGCTTTTTATTCACGAAAATATGTACAAAACGGAGCGCTTAATGGTTCGCTATCGTGAAGGAGAAGTAAAAGAAAAAGGTTTAATTGATGATTATGCGTTTTTATTGTGGGCTTATAACGACCTTTATGATGCAACGCTCAAAGTAGAGTATCTGACAAAAGCAAAAGCAATTGCTGAGAATATGACTTCATTATTTTGGGATAAAGACAAAGGTGGTTTTTTCTTTACTGGGAGTGATGCAGAGCAACTGCTTGTGCGTGAAAAAGAAGTGTACGATGGTGCTCTTCCTTCCGGTAATAGCGTCGCTGTTTGTCAGCTTTTGCGTTTAGGTCATCGAACAGGAAACGAGAAGTTATTACAAATGGTTGAAAAGATGGAGCGAACGTTTTATTCACTTATTCGAATGCAAGCCAGTAGCCACACGCAGTTTTTGCAAGCGAGGCTTGAACAGGCAATCGGGATAAAAGAAGTCATTGTGTTAGCTAAAGAGACATTAGAAGAAATACAGCTTTTGAAGACTTCATTTATACCAGAAGTTGTATGGTTAATTGGAAATAAAAACGAACTGATGCCACATGCTCATTTCATAGAGAGCTATGACCAAAGAAATGAGTCAATCATTTATGTGTGTAAAGATTTTGCGTGCGAGCGCCCGTCTATGGAAATAAAAAAGGCTATCGAAGCAGTTTTATAAAAGCAATAAAATACCGCCATTCCTCTATGGCGGTATTTTTTATGATAGTTGCTTGCTTTCAGCGTGTTTTACAAATGTATATTCATCTTCAATTAAACCACATGCTGCGCACTGAATGCGACGTTCTGGACCACGGTATGGGGCATGGAAAGCATCTAGTGAATCATTGGTATATTCTGTTACAACATCACCAGAGCGAGGATCTAATTTGACCGCCGTCGCTTTTTGCTCAATGATATTAAAGCGCGTTCGATTTGTTTTACAGCTTGGACATAAATACGGATTTCCCATGTTGTCCACCTCCTAGTTGTTACGATGTCCTTTTTTTGAAAAAACATACAAAAACTAATGATTTGAAACAGGCCTTAGATTCGTTAAAATAAAGCTAGGTGATGAAGATGAAAATACGTAAAAATTTACAAGAAGTAATGAACGTGTTGCAAACGAATAAACAGTTTAAATCCAACATCGTTCATTGGCATACAATTGAAGAAAAAGAAGCCCAAACAAACCCATTTCCTTCACAAATTCATGAGAAAATACGTGAGGGATTAGAAAAGCGAGGAATTCTATCTCTTTATACGCATCAAGCTACTGCTTTTACATATGCGTATGAGAAGAAAAATATAGTTGCCGTTACGCCTACTGCTTCCGGAAAGACGCTTTGTTACAACCTTCCTGTCCTTCAAAGTATTATGGAAAATGAGCAGTCGCGTGCGCTATATTTGTTCCCAACAAAAGCTCTTGCACAAGATCAAAAGACGGAGTTAAATGAGTTGATTGAAGAGATGGACGCTTCAATTAATAGCTACACATATGATGGAGACACGCCTGCTAATATTCGTCAAAAAGTGCGAAAAGCAGGTCATGTTGTTATTACAAACCCTGATATGCTTCACTCTGCTATTTTACCTCATCATACAAAATGGGTATCATTGTTCGAGAATTTAAAGTATATCGTTATTGATGAGCTTCATACGTATCGAGGCGTATTCGGAAGTCATGTAGCAAACGTTATTCGGCGTTTGAAACGAATTTGTCACTACTATGGAAGTAAGCCGGTATTTATATGTACTTCAGCTACCATTGCCAATCCGAAAGAGCTTGCTGAGCATCTTTTAGGAGAGCAGGTGGAGCTTGTCGATAATAACGGAGCACCGAGTGGAAAGAAACACTTTATCTTTTACAATCCACCTGTTGTAAATAAGCCGTTAAATATTAGAAGAAGCGCTACTCTTGAGGTGCGTAACATTGCAGGAGAGTTTCTGAAGAATAAAATTCAAACAATTGTTTTTGCTCGAAGTCGTGTTCGGGTTGAGATTATCCTTACGTACTTACAAGAGCTTGTGAAAAATCAGCTGAAAGGTAAAGCGATTCAAGGATACAGAGGAGGCTATTTACCTAAGCAGAGACGTGAAATTGAAAAGGGGCTGCGCAGTGGGGAGATTTATGGGGTAGTTAGCACAAATGCACTGGAGCTAGGGGTAGATATTGGACAGCTGCAAGTATGTGTGATGACAGGTTATCCTGGAACGGTTGCAAGTGCTTGGCAACAAGCTGGACGCGCAGGACGCAGGCATGGAGAAGCTGTTATTGTAATGGTTGCTAGTTCGAGTCCGCTGGATCAGTATATGATTCAAAATCCGGAATATTTCTTTAGTCGCAACCCTGAAACAGCACGCATTAATCCTGATAATTTAGTTATCTTAGTAGATCATTTAAAGTGTGCTTCGTATGAGCTTCCTTTTAAGCAAGGAGAAACATTTGACGGTGTAGATATTGAAGACGTATTGGAGTTTTTAGGAGAAGAGCGCGTAATTCACCTAAGCGGTGATAAGTGGTATTGGATGAATGATTCGTTTCCAGCTCACAATATCAGTTTACGATCTGCTTCTCAAGAAAATGTCGTTATTATTGATCAGTCAGATATCGCTAACGTAAAGGTCATCGGAGAGATGGATCGTTTCAGTGCAATGACGCTTTTACATGATGAAGCCATTTATTTGCATCAGGGTATTCAATATCAAGTTGAGTATTTAGATTGGGATGAGAAAAAAGCGTATGTACGTGAGGTCACCGCTGATTATTTCACAGATGCTAATTTGGCTGTTAACTTAAAAGTGTTGGAAGCCGATAAAGAAACGAAAGCATCTTCTTATACGATGGGGTACGGCGATGTAATGGTAAGCGCGATGGCTACCATATTTAAAAAGATTAAATTTGAGACCCATGAAAATATTGGATCAGGTCCAATTCATTTACCTGAGGAAGAACTGCATACAAATGCTGTTTGGCTTAGTTTTTCAAAAGAAGTATTTCAAGAGTCAGAAGAAAGGTTAGAGCAAGCTCTATTATCGGTTGCTACCACCATTCAGTCAATTGCACCGTTAATGGTTATGTGTGACCCTTCTGATTTACATGTTGTTCCGCAAGTGAAAGCCGTTCATAATGAAGAACCAACCATCTTTTTATATGATCGCTACCCCGGAGGCATTGGACTTAGTGATAAAGTGTATGAACAAATGAAAGAAGTGTTGGAAGAAGCGCAGCAACTTATTGCTACTTGTCACTGTGAAAGTGGCTGCCCATCCTGTATCGGATTAGAAGGACAAGGTGAACATGCTAAACAGGACGCGCTCTCATTGCTTCAGCTATTACTAGCAAGGTAGGTGCAAGAAATGTCGTTAAAAAATAAGCTTAATCGAATGAAAAAGCATTTACATGTGGAAGAAAAAGTGCCCGTTTTAAAAAGTGAGCCGCGTGATCATCAGCAAATAGCCTATGAACAGCAGTGGAATGAAAGGTTTGCTAAACCTTATTTTAGCGAGAATAACTACTGTATGATTC from Bacillus sp. 1780r2a1 encodes the following:
- a CDS encoding DEAD/DEAH box helicase — protein: MKIRKNLQEVMNVLQTNKQFKSNIVHWHTIEEKEAQTNPFPSQIHEKIREGLEKRGILSLYTHQATAFTYAYEKKNIVAVTPTASGKTLCYNLPVLQSIMENEQSRALYLFPTKALAQDQKTELNELIEEMDASINSYTYDGDTPANIRQKVRKAGHVVITNPDMLHSAILPHHTKWVSLFENLKYIVIDELHTYRGVFGSHVANVIRRLKRICHYYGSKPVFICTSATIANPKELAEHLLGEQVELVDNNGAPSGKKHFIFYNPPVVNKPLNIRRSATLEVRNIAGEFLKNKIQTIVFARSRVRVEIILTYLQELVKNQLKGKAIQGYRGGYLPKQRREIEKGLRSGEIYGVVSTNALELGVDIGQLQVCVMTGYPGTVASAWQQAGRAGRRHGEAVIVMVASSSPLDQYMIQNPEYFFSRNPETARINPDNLVILVDHLKCASYELPFKQGETFDGVDIEDVLEFLGEERVIHLSGDKWYWMNDSFPAHNISLRSASQENVVIIDQSDIANVKVIGEMDRFSAMTLLHDEAIYLHQGIQYQVEYLDWDEKKAYVREVTADYFTDANLAVNLKVLEADKETKASSYTMGYGDVMVSAMATIFKKIKFETHENIGSGPIHLPEEELHTNAVWLSFSKEVFQESEERLEQALLSVATTIQSIAPLMVMCDPSDLHVVPQVKAVHNEEPTIFLYDRYPGGIGLSDKVYEQMKEVLEEAQQLIATCHCESGCPSCIGLEGQGEHAKQDALSLLQLLLAR